One genomic window of Silurus meridionalis isolate SWU-2019-XX chromosome 22, ASM1480568v1, whole genome shotgun sequence includes the following:
- the fam8a1a gene encoding protein FAM8A1, with amino-acid sequence MATGEQDEERRTTAEARRLTGLVDVSRTEYCNKLREWMWHYYCGYASWQSWMCVSALPLAPPWLPPQPGSQTANIHPHPPVPTSADISNWYMQLTSPPHIHATAANRPGNSSSTTTPEAAANPAQANGNLAQQAGREYTIPSPLHRFLAEMVDFFILFCVKATIVLWIMHLSGMKDISKVIMQFVVEEIDENTSLEDLQKMMVVALVYRVLVCFYEIICIWGAGGATPGKFLLGLRVVTCDSTILVRPNRVLVVPASNVTLSASTVRALNKNLSIAFLFPVFITLLFFQHNRTVYDIVAGTIVVRRRGAR; translated from the exons ATGGCTACAGGGGAGCAAGATGAAGAACGAAGAACCACAGCGGAAGCTCGGAGACTGACCGGGCTTGTGGACGTGTCGAGGACTGAGTACTGTAACAAGCTGCGGGAGTGGATGTGGCACTACTACTGCGGCTATGCGAGTTGGCAGAGCTGGATGTGCGTGTCGGCGCTACCTCTGGCTCCTCCATGGCTTCCCCCGCAGCCTGGCAGCCAAACGGCTAACATCCATCCTCACCCACCAGTCCCAACCTCCGCCGACATCTCCAACTGGTACATGCAGCTCACCAGTCCGCCTCACATACATGCCACCGCGGCTAATCGGCCCGGAAATTCCTCATCAACAACGACCCCTGAAGCGGCTGCAAACCCGGCACAGGCGAATGGAAACCTGGCGCAGCAAGCAG GTCGAGAGTACACCATCCCCTCACCTTTACACCGATTTCTAGCTGAAATGGTGGatttcttcatcctcttctgtGTGAAAGCGACAATAGTTCTCTGGATAATGCACCTAAGTGGAATGAA GGACATTTCTAAAGTCATCATGCAGTTTGTAGTGGAGGAGATCGATGAGAACACGTCTCTGGAGGACCTGCagaagatgatggtggtggcTCTGGTGTACAGGGTTTTAGTTTGTTTCTATGAG ATTATATGTATTTGGGGAGCAGGAGGAGCCACACCAGGGAAATTCCTGCTTGGGTTACGCGTTGTCACCTGTGACTCTACCATTTTGGTACGGCCCAACCGTGTCCTTGTGGTACCAGCTTCTAACGTCACCTTATCAGC ATCCACCGTACGGGCCTTGAATAAGAACCTGTCCATTGCGTTCCTCTTTCCGGTCTTCATCACACTGCTCTTCTTTCAGCACAACCGGACTGTGTATGACATTGTGGCAGGAACCATCGTGGTGCGGCGTCGCGGGGCCAGATGA